In Oreochromis niloticus isolate F11D_XX linkage group LG5, O_niloticus_UMD_NMBU, whole genome shotgun sequence, a single window of DNA contains:
- the amigo3 gene encoding amphoterin-induced protein 3: protein MSHVGGHTEFLQGVDSPAAWRAAVLLLVCLQLHRPSPVHAAVSLSRGSYRADGCICASDILSCTALALRHIPGEMPVSTVTLDLSHNHITQLEDGTFQGLPQLETLRLAHNQLTAILPGAFRNLSGVLLRNLDLSSNHLCVLEEHYFQELSGLEELLLFNNRISRVEGRPLAGLTNLRKAYLSHNRLTDFPFFSIQKHSHPHLSLLDLSSNRLSKLPLEDILALPHSLQKGLYLHNNSLWCECPMYSLFRSWEQQEFESLLFFRQEHICLVYGNPRGTVRFLQHGRYLEKCNLSAVTQKSSVNVTAGKALLLHCATTLSGHAVTFLWVSPSLESVLPPGNNGSLKMFSNGSLEIVAAREKDTGIYWCLAEDRQHHRNETWEVNVTVLADANDPQEPFNTGFTTLLGCVVSLVLVLMYLYLTPCRCPPCLKAPPPATATPSLGNEAGVGSAQSSILTPTPPASTEGPGRKIFFSVRATRPPSSLISTLTHDHRKDRKHASEQRHACTRRCTDERLI from the exons ATGTCGCACGTCGGTGGTCACACAGAATTCCTGCAGGGTGTGGACTCTCCAGCGGCGTGGCGGGCTGCCGTGCTGCTGTTGGTGTGTCTGCAGCTGCACCGGCCCAGCCCTGTCCACGCTGCCGTCAGCTTGTCTCGGGGCTCCTATCGGGCGGACGGCTGCATCTGCGCCTCAGACATCCTCAGCTGCACCGCCCTGGCTCTGAGGCACATTCCCGGAGAAATGCCAGTTTCCACCGTCACCCTGGACCTCAGCCACAACCACATCACGCAGCTGGAGGATGGCACCTTCCAAGGACTTCCTCAACTGGAGACATTACGTTTGGCCCACAACCAGCTTACAGCGATCCTGCCGGGAGCGTTCAGAAACTTGTCCGGGGTTCTGCTACGAAACCTGGACCTGTCATCCAATCATCTTTGTGTTCTGGAGGAGCATTACTTCCAGGAGCTATCAGGGTtggaggagctgctgctgtttaATAACCGGATCTCGCGGGTGGAGGGCAGACCTCTGGCTGGACTGACAAACTTGCGCAAGGCTTATCTCAGCCACAACCGCCTCACCGACTTCCCCTTCTTTTCCATTCAGAAGCACAGCCACCCCCACCTGTCATTGCTGGACCTGTCCTCAAACCGCCTGTCCAAACTGCCCCTGGAGGACATTTTGGCCCTGCCCCATTCGCTGCAGAAGGGGCTCTACCTGCACAACAACTCGCTGTGGTGCGAGTGCCCCATGTACAGCCTGTTCCGGTCCTGGGAGCAGCAAGAGTTTGAGTCGCTGCTTTTCTTCAGGCAGGAGCACATCTGTCTGGTTTACGGGAACCCGAGAGGCACTGTGCGCTTCCTCCAGCATGGACGCTACCTGGAGAAGTGCAACCTGAGTGCCGTGACCCAGAAGAGCAGTGTTAACGTGACGGCAGGGAAAGCGCTGCTGTTGCACTGTGCCACTACTCTCTCCGGCCACGCCGTCACCTTCCTCTGGGTGTCGCCAAGCTTGGAGTCAGTGCTGCCGCCGGGGAATAACGGGTCCTTAAAGATGTTCTCCAACGGTAGCCTGGAGATCGTGGCGGCACGCGAGAAGGACACCGGGATCTACTGGTGCCTGGCGGAGGACCGGCAGCATCACCGCAACGAGACGTGGGAGGTCAACGTCACGGTGTTGGCGGATGCCAACGACCCCCAGGAGCCGTTCAACACGGGCTTCACCACCCTCCTAGGCTGCGTGGTGAGCCTGGTGCTGGTGCTCATGTACCTGTACCTGACGCCTTGCCGCTGCCCTCCCTGCCTGAAAGCCCCGCCCCCGGCCACGGCCACCCCAAGCCTGGGAAACGAGGCTGGGGTGGGCAGCGCCCAGTCCTCCATCCTCACCCCCACACCGCCGGCCAGCACGGAGGGCCCGGGTCGCAAG aTATTCTTCTCCGTCCGGGCCACGCGGCCTCCTTCCAGCCTCATTTCCACGCTGACACATGACCACAGGAAGGACAGGAAGCACGCTTCAGAGCAGCGACACGCATGTACTCGCAGATGCACCGACGAGCGACTCATCTGA